Proteins from a genomic interval of Macrobrachium nipponense isolate FS-2020 chromosome 33, ASM1510439v2, whole genome shotgun sequence:
- the LOC135202837 gene encoding uncharacterized protein LOC135202837, with the protein MATIDNKKAIVVFFDLEKACELASVAAVADKAIKGNLLAWAKGYMQDRQARVTFQGATSKFLNLENGTPHGGILSPFLFNILMEELANSNLPNGVEIFIYANDVCLEACTTQQLKQAAQEAIQLTTATNTYFTDGSVDLSVPAAAAGVYSTTLKGSWRLSDNASTLQTELIAIAKALEDSQHRLGNTTIHNDSKGAIQAITKGKVKENIKLLTRIWALAKLHQNRNRQITLKWIPSHVGIQGNEEADSLAKSRLHINNVNIKINHSLNQLKSIVAAYCQTQEESRIRRAIFRGSKTAKCSILVMWNGLLPAPLYTFQVFYYD; encoded by the exons atggccacaatagataacaagaaagcaatcgtagtatttttcgacctagaaaaagcctgCGAACTTGCCAGCGTGGCAGCCGTAGCTGACAAAGCAATTAAAGGCAACCTTCTAGCATGGgccaaaggatacatgcaagacagacaAGCCAGAGTTACCTTTCAAGGAGCAACGTCCAAATTCCTCAATCTGGAAAATGGAACACCTCATGGAGgaatactcagccccttcctcttcaacatactaatggaggaattagccaacagcaacttgccaaatggagttgaaatattcatatatgcaaaTGATGTGTGCTTG gaagcatgcaccacccaacagctaaagcaagcagcacaagaagcaatacagTTGACAACTGCCACAAACacatactttacagatggatcagtagatctcagcgtcccagcggcagcagcaggagtctactcaacaacactcaaagggagctggaggctctctgacaatgcctccacactacagacagagctgATAGCCATCGCCAAAGCACTGGAAGACTCCCAACACAGACTGGGTAACACTACAATACACAATGACtcaaaaggagcaatacaagccatcacaaaaggcaaagtGAAAGAAAACATCAAACTCCTAACGCGCATATGGGCACTGGCAAAACTCCACCAaaacagaaacagacaaataactctcaagtggatcccgagccatgtaggaatacaaggaaatgaggaagcagattccctggcaaaaagcaggctacacataaacaatgtcaacatcaaaatcaaCCACTCACTAAACCAACTAAAAAGCATAGTGgcagcatactgccaaacacAAGAGGAAAGCAGAATCAGGAGAGCCATCTTCAGGggctccaagactgcaaaatg